TTAGATGcagactttttcaaaataaaagtacgtAAGTAAAACACCttgaatttatgtttatttcatagaggcctcctgggtaaaagtccgGTGTTATTGGACTCATCCAGCACTCTTTCCGCCCGACATATCGGGACTTCCACGTCCTTAAATCACGTTGTTGTCCTGTGGCGTTTTAAACTGACATCACTGGATggcgtatcatacagccgcTAAaggatgccttttttttctgtctgtgtctgatgCAAAAAATCAGTGACCAAGTGGCGCTATTTGACGTCATCGAGTAACGCTGTGACGTTTTTTACACCTACATTTGTGTCTGATgcataaataacataaacagCTACAtcagtctgtgtttgtgatCCCTGGAacaaatacagcattttttctgccaacgaaaaacatttctaatgcatttcaaacatttcagaatCACTGCATCTGGAGATTTATAAGCTTTAACTGTCTATGGACTAACACTCGGTGTCTACTGGCGACTCATTTCGCAGCTACTTTTCGTGGAAGAAACATTGCAACGCTGCACCCAGGTAAAAAACAGAGCTACAGGTGCACGTGAAGCTGAACGTGAACAGTCAAAATCGGACCTCCAATATGGCTTCTGGGGGGAGATTTAATAGAAGGAGGTTCTCTGAGGAAGAAACACCAAAATGtctcaaagtgcaaaaataagCTGAGGGTCAATGAATTAATTGTATAATGTGGAACCACTGCAATGATGCAAATTTCCTTTTAAGACGTATTGTTTCCATAAAGAGAATCAATGGCACATATGTTTGCATTAAATGCAACATAAGATCTTGAACCTGTGAGCAACGAACACTGagccccctttttttaaaaaaaaaaatcccccataAATCAGCGGTTTTGTTGAGTTGCGACGCTACAAAAGCTGTTTTAATCTGAGACTTCGGTCACCTTATTAAAACTTGAGTATTTAGACTGAGCGACCTCCAGAACCAACAAAGTGTCTcaagaaaatgtacttttctgcaaaccacggatgtgttatatttttatgtttcactgtatcatatcaacattcaCAGCTGAGACAtcgctgcttttccagctgggACTTTGCAAAAGAAATGTTGCTTTTTCCAAAGATATTAGGAGTTTCCAGCAAAATACTGCCAcaaaaatgaactgtttttacagagacatcactgcattttctgcagggaatgtgccaaaaaaaagtttgctttttactgagacattccTGCGTTTCCTGTCAGGATAATGCTACAAAAACCTGCTTTTTTCGTACAGCAGCATTGCTGTGGAGGTaatctaaaacattttcatgggAGCATGCACGagtgtgcagactttattttatctatttctatttttgcttgtccagcacctagtttttatcacttttggaTGTGTGCGCTGCTTGAACTTTTCTCtattgctgcattttcagccaagaaaagctgcattttttttaactaagacGTTGCTGCAATTACTGCCATGatagtgcaaaaaatgtgtattttttacacaGATACTGCAGTATTTACAGCTGGCATTCTGctacaaaaagtttttattttattttattttattaaccaAGATAATGCTGTGTTGCCTATCAGGATACTGCCATGagaagcattttttatttatttatttctttttaaccaAGATGTCACTACATCTCAAGGCAGAAGATAACCCCCAAAACATGGTCCTTTCCTTATTATAACCAGGCGTTTTCTGGGGCCTTGACCTAACCtcacgttaaccacagcattgctgacacataaataaagtttcCAAGTGCAGGATAAGTAATAACACACAAATTTAACGTCCCCGTGGTTTGCAGaatacaatgccaacatattTTCTGGGATCTCGAGCATTAACTTTACATTTTCACCTCAGAGCGGCGGGGAGGGTTGTAAATAATAAAACGAcggggggagacagagaggagtcATCTTTGGTGTAACACCACCTCACAGCATCAGTGCATCCCGAACCACATTCACAACAGTCTGCGCTCGGCAGCCGCGCGGCGCTCTGCCAGAACATCCACACACTTTATCGAAATATCTCGAATCACACAGTCCTGTTAGTGATTCTGCAGCAGCGACTCGCTCACAGGCCGTTTAATCCGCCTTTAAAAGAGGGTTAAACCTGCAGAACGAGGCAGAGTATCTATACATTTTAGCAGGAATTTGCACGTTTATATCAGTCAGATTTATACTGTGAGGATCGAGATCAGGGACATTCAACTTGCTTTactcaggggccacttttacagaacgacaggaggccaggggccactcaCAGCAGCTCCCAACATGTtaacaggattttaggacactttcatgatttaaggactttttaagatttaaagatgtttctaggattttaggagattttcggatgtttctaggatttttggacattttcaggattttaggacatttctgggatttttaggacaattctatgattttgagacatttttacgatttcaggactttttggggattttttcagtttctctgatttttggacatttccacaattgtaggacattttaggaaatttctaggactttaaaacatttctaggattatagttTGTTTCTAGAAATTttggacgtttttaggatttcaggacatttctaagaatttaggacattaggggcgtCTGTCGGGGTGGCCTGTTTAgttaacaagctctattttgatgctgttttatgcacttttatcTAAGTATTTCCTTATAatccccagtgtgaatcactttttttaaaattgtgaattaaaaatggTGGTGGGGGGGCTCCCGGCACCCTATCGGCCCCATAAGTTGATTATCAATGATCTAGTTGCTTtctgcaaattaaaatgttgctgGATGGAGTTTAGACAGCTTTATCTCCCTCTATAACATTCATAAACAATCATGAATGACTTCAGAGTCACATATTGGTATTTTAGCTCGTGTAGCATCACTATAAATATATTCCTGTCATATATGAGGCTtgcaatgtttcatttttatctgcTATATATCACTGCAAAGTCCGTATATTTCTATAGAAAGAACAAAGTGCTATCActgcctcttcttcttctgcttcagTGACTTCCTCCTCTTCACTATCATCTCATACAGCTTGTCCATGCCCTCATCCAGCCCCTCTCCGATGATGGCGCAGGCCGGCTGGACGTGGTACGGGGTGGAGGGGCTGAGCTCGGCCAGAGCCAGCTGCCTCTCGATCTCCCCGACATCCAGCGCCCGGGGCAGGTCCTGCTTGTTGGCGATGACCAGCAGCGGGGTCCCCTGGTTCTCCGCGAACCGGGTGATCTTGTGCAGCTCGGTGCGGGCCTCCTCCAGCCTCTCGGCGTCCACGGAGTCCACCACGTACACGATGCCGTCCGTGCAGCGGCTGTAGGGCTTCCACAGGGGCCGCAGCTTCTCCTGGCCCCCGACGTCCCAGAAGTGGCAGCTGATGCCCCTGGAGGCCCCCGCTCCGCCCAGCCGGATCCTCTCCGTGTTGAAGCCGATGGTGGGCACCGTGTTGACGAACTCGTTGAATTTGAGCCGGTAGAGTACGGTGGTTTTGCCCGCAGAGTCCAACCCGAGCATGACTATGTGCAAGGACTGGAAGGCACCCAAATTGGAGAAACTGTTCCCCATGTTGCAGGAGGAGGAATACGCGCTCCCACAGTCCCAGCAGAAGATGCTTAAATGTCCCAGGAGGGATCCATCGTCGGATCAGAAGGTCGGCAAACAAACGCCAGATCCGCTCTCCTCCTCAGCAGATGTGCAGGGCGCAGCCCCTCGTTGCGCGGCGGCACTCCGGCAGCCAGACAAGCCGCAGCAGCATCCCTGGACTCACTCCAACAGCACCGGGCGTCCACAAACACTCAAATCATCGCGCACACGGCGGCGCGTTCAATGCGCACCGCTC
This Plectropomus leopardus isolate mb unplaced genomic scaffold, YSFRI_Pleo_2.0 unplaced_scaffold11128, whole genome shotgun sequence DNA region includes the following protein-coding sequences:
- the LOC121963396 gene encoding ADP-ribosylation factor-like protein 4C is translated as MGNSFSNLGAFQSLHIVMLGLDSAGKTTVLYRLKFNEFVNTVPTIGFNTERIRLGGAGASRGISCHFWDVGGQEKLRPLWKPYSRCTDGIVYVVDSVDAERLEEARTELHKITRFAENQGTPLLVIANKQDLPRALDVGEIERQLALAELSPSTPYHVQPACAIIGEGLDEGMDKLYEMIVKRRKSLKQKKKRQ